A region of Rhizobium grahamii DNA encodes the following proteins:
- a CDS encoding NIPSNAP family protein: protein MITCHLRYVIDPYKVAEFEEYARLWIPIVNRMGGNHHGYFLPSEGANNIAVALFSFPSLAAYEDYRTRMAVDPECQAAFDLDKRNRSIISYERSFMRPVLG from the coding sequence ATGATTACTTGCCATCTGCGCTACGTCATCGACCCCTACAAGGTCGCCGAATTTGAAGAATATGCCAGGCTTTGGATTCCGATCGTCAACCGCATGGGCGGCAACCATCACGGCTATTTCCTGCCCTCCGAAGGCGCCAACAACATCGCGGTTGCATTGTTCTCCTTCCCGAGCCTCGCCGCCTACGAAGACTATCGCACGCGAATGGCCGTCGATCCCGAGTGCCAGGCGGCATTCGATCTGGACAAGCGCAACCGCAGCATCATCAGCTATGAGCGCAGCTTCATGCGCCCGGTTCTCGGCTGA